The following proteins are encoded in a genomic region of Actinomadura sp. NAK00032:
- a CDS encoding YciI family protein has translation MAKYLLLKHYRGAPAAVNDVPMDKWTPEEISAHVQYMNDFAARLEESGEFVDGQALSAEGVWVRYDGEGRPPVTDGPFAETKDLIAGWMVIDVDSYERAVELAGELSAAPGAGGRPIHEWLEVRPFMTESHTITE, from the coding sequence ATGGCGAAGTACCTGCTTCTGAAGCACTACCGCGGCGCCCCGGCGGCGGTGAACGACGTGCCCATGGACAAGTGGACGCCGGAGGAGATCTCGGCGCACGTGCAGTACATGAACGACTTCGCGGCGCGGCTGGAGGAGAGCGGCGAGTTCGTCGACGGCCAGGCGCTGTCGGCCGAGGGCGTGTGGGTCCGGTACGACGGCGAGGGGCGGCCGCCGGTCACCGACGGGCCGTTCGCCGAGACCAAGGACCTCATCGCCGGCTGGATGGTGATCGACGTCGACTCCTACGAGCGGGCCGTGGAGCTGGCCGGGGAGCTGTCGGCGGCGCCGGGGGCGGGCGGCCGGCCGATCCACGAGTGGCTGGAGGTGCGCCCGTTCATGACCGAGTCGCACACCATCACGGAGTGA
- the purQ gene encoding phosphoribosylformylglycinamidine synthase subunit PurQ → MDAARVGIITFPGSLDDKDAARAVRLSGAEPVALWHGDHDLQGVDAVVLPGGFSYGDYLRAGAIARFAPLMTELVAAANAGLPVLGICNGFQVLCESHLLPGALLPNAGLHFVCRDQRLRVENADTAWTSEYSEGQELVIPIKNRDGRYTADRETLIELADTGRIVARYVDLNPNGSLDDIAGICNEAGNVVGLMPHPEHAVESLTGPSTDGLGFFTSIVKRLVNA, encoded by the coding sequence ATGGACGCTGCCCGGGTAGGCATCATCACCTTCCCCGGTTCTCTGGACGACAAGGACGCCGCACGCGCCGTCCGGCTGTCCGGCGCCGAGCCGGTCGCGCTGTGGCACGGCGACCACGACCTGCAAGGCGTCGACGCCGTCGTCCTGCCCGGCGGGTTCTCCTACGGGGACTACCTGCGGGCGGGCGCGATCGCCCGGTTCGCACCGCTGATGACCGAGCTGGTGGCCGCCGCGAACGCGGGCCTGCCCGTCCTCGGCATCTGCAACGGCTTCCAGGTGTTGTGCGAATCACATCTGCTGCCGGGGGCGCTGCTGCCGAACGCGGGGCTGCACTTCGTCTGCCGCGACCAGCGGCTGCGGGTCGAGAACGCCGACACCGCCTGGACCAGCGAGTACAGCGAGGGCCAGGAGCTGGTGATCCCGATCAAGAACCGGGACGGCCGGTACACCGCCGACCGCGAGACGCTGATCGAACTGGCCGACACCGGCCGGATCGTCGCGCGGTACGTCGACCTGAACCCCAACGGCTCCCTCGACGACATCGCCGGCATCTGCAACGAGGCCGGCAACGTGGTCGGCCTCATGCCCCACCCCGAGCATGCCGTGGAGTCCCTGACCGGCCCGTCCACCGACGGGCTCGGCTTCTTCACCTCGATCGTCAAGAGACTGGTCAACGCATGA
- a CDS encoding RNA polymerase sigma factor, translating to MDEALLRSLTPSVLGILVRRGADFAAAEDAVQDALVEAVRMWPDDPPRDPKGWLVSRAWRRFLDATRADAARRRREDRAEEEPPPGPVAAVDDTLWLYFLCAHPSLTPSSAVALTLRAVGGLTTRQIARAYLVPEATMAQRISRAKRTVSDVRFDRPGDVATVLRVLYLVFNEGYSGDVDLAAEAIRLTRQLAVMVDHPEAAGLLALMLLHHARRAARTAPGGGLVPLAQQDRGLWDTPLIAEGVEILQAALARDRLGEYQAQAAIAALHADALVAEETDWVQIVEWYDELVRLTGSPVVRLNRAVAVGEADGPRAGLAALADLDDSLPRYTAAAAYLHERDGDLEKAARLYAEAARKASDLAERDHLTRQAARLNSR from the coding sequence ATGGACGAGGCTCTGCTGCGGAGCCTCACGCCGAGCGTGCTCGGAATCCTCGTCCGCCGCGGAGCCGACTTCGCGGCGGCCGAGGACGCCGTGCAGGACGCGCTGGTCGAGGCCGTCCGGATGTGGCCGGACGACCCGCCGCGGGATCCGAAGGGCTGGCTGGTCAGCCGGGCCTGGCGCCGGTTCCTCGACGCGACGCGGGCGGACGCCGCGCGGCGACGCCGGGAGGACCGGGCCGAGGAGGAGCCGCCGCCCGGGCCCGTCGCGGCGGTGGACGACACGCTCTGGCTGTACTTCCTGTGCGCGCACCCGTCGCTGACGCCGTCGTCGGCGGTCGCGCTGACGCTGCGTGCGGTGGGCGGGCTGACCACACGCCAGATAGCTCGGGCTTACCTGGTGCCTGAGGCGACCATGGCGCAGCGCATAAGCCGCGCCAAGCGGACCGTGTCGGACGTACGGTTCGACCGGCCCGGTGATGTAGCCACTGTGCTGCGCGTCCTATACCTGGTGTTCAACGAGGGCTACTCCGGTGATGTGGACCTGGCGGCGGAGGCCATCCGGCTCACCCGGCAGCTCGCGGTGATGGTCGACCATCCGGAGGCGGCGGGGCTGCTGGCGTTGATGCTGCTCCACCATGCCCGGCGCGCCGCCCGTACCGCGCCGGGAGGCGGCCTGGTGCCCCTTGCCCAGCAAGACCGCGGTCTGTGGGACACGCCGCTGATCGCTGAGGGCGTCGAGATCCTGCAAGCGGCGCTCGCAAGGGACCGTCTGGGCGAGTACCAGGCGCAGGCCGCGATCGCGGCGCTGCACGCCGACGCGCTGGTGGCGGAGGAGACCGACTGGGTGCAGATCGTCGAGTGGTACGACGAGCTGGTGCGCCTGACCGGTAGTCCGGTCGTCCGGCTGAACCGTGCTGTGGCGGTCGGGGAGGCGGACGGTCCGCGCGCCGGGCTGGCGGCGCTCGCGGACCTGGACGACTCGCTGCCGCGCTACACGGCGGCAGCCGCGTACCTGCACGAGCGTGACGGCGACCTGGAGAAGGCGGCGCGGCTGTACGCGGAGGCGGCACGGAAGGCGTCCGACCTCGCCGAGCGCGACCATCTGACGCGCCAGGCCGCGCGCCTCAACTCCCGGTGA
- a CDS encoding ATP-binding protein: MRFSLALPRDALSIPVIRRVLGDALRGLGVAEDCVDDMLVAASEACTNVVQHARATGEYEVTGHVDDGECMLKVMDWGRGPRPAPVDRGALSESGRGLKIMRALVDELDIDSSPDTGTVVHLRKRLTWSDGALVRRLDAGLMHNAG; this comes from the coding sequence ATGAGGTTCTCGCTCGCGCTGCCGCGCGATGCGCTGAGCATCCCGGTGATCCGGCGGGTGCTGGGGGACGCCCTGCGCGGGCTCGGCGTCGCCGAGGACTGCGTCGACGACATGCTGGTCGCCGCCTCCGAGGCGTGCACGAACGTCGTCCAGCACGCCCGCGCCACCGGCGAGTACGAGGTGACCGGGCACGTGGACGACGGCGAGTGCATGCTCAAGGTCATGGACTGGGGCCGCGGCCCGCGCCCCGCCCCCGTCGACCGGGGCGCGTTGAGCGAGTCCGGCCGCGGGCTTAAAATCATGCGGGCGCTGGTGGACGAACTGGACATCGACTCCTCGCCCGACACAGGCACCGTCGTTCACCTGCGGAAGCGGCTGACCTGGAGCGACGGGGCCCTGGTCCGGCGCCTCGACGCCGGACTCATGCACAACGCCGGGTAG
- the purS gene encoding phosphoribosylformylglycinamidine synthase subunit PurS: MARVVVDVMLKPEILDPQGQAIARKLPQLGYEGVVAVRQGKRFEVELEGDADEAALEQVGKIAETLLANPVIENYEVHVL, from the coding sequence GTGGCGCGTGTCGTCGTGGACGTCATGCTCAAGCCGGAGATCCTCGACCCGCAGGGCCAGGCGATCGCCCGGAAGCTGCCGCAGCTCGGATACGAGGGCGTCGTCGCCGTCCGGCAGGGCAAGCGGTTCGAGGTGGAGCTGGAGGGGGACGCCGACGAGGCGGCCCTGGAGCAGGTCGGCAAGATCGCCGAGACGCTGCTCGCCAACCCGGTGATCGAGAACTACGAGGTTCACGTTCTGTAA